In Papaver somniferum cultivar HN1 chromosome 1, ASM357369v1, whole genome shotgun sequence, a genomic segment contains:
- the LOC113318405 gene encoding vacuolar protein-sorting-associated protein 11 homolog, with protein MYQLKKFEFFEEKNPGKCSVPEEVKGKINCCSSGRGKIVVGCDDGMVNLLDRGFKFNHGFQAHATSVLFLQQLKQRNFLITIGEDEQTSPQLSHICLKVFDLDKTQPEGSSTTAPDCVQMRIFTNQFPEAKITSFLVLEEAPPILLISIGLDNGCIYCIKGDIARERISRFQLQVETVTDKSDASITGLGFRVDGQALQLFAVTPTSVSLFNLQDKPPRRHTLDQIGCNTNCVAMSDRLELIVGRPEAVYFYEADGRGPCSAFEGEKKFVGWFRGYLLCVIADQRNGKNTFNIYDLKNRLIAHSTVISEVSHLICEWGNVILIMSDRTVISVGEKDMESKLDMLFKKNLYTVAINLVRSQQADAAATAEVLRKYGDHLYGKQDYDGAMSQYIYTIGYLEPSYVIQKFLDAQRIYNLTNYLEKLHEQGLGSKDHTTLLLNCYTKLKDVEKLNVFIKGEDGIGEHKFDVETAIRVCRAAGYHEHAMYVAKKAGKHEWYLKILLEDLDEYQEALQYISSLEPSQAGITMKEYGKVLVEHKPVETVEILMKLCTEEEESTGGGTLDGTFLSMLPSPVDFLNMFVHHPKSLMDFLERYISKVRESPAQVEIHNTLLELYLSSDLNFPSMAQEIIGEGLNLGRSSTVGGSLAKSESKEKLAADNKDKDKEKDRLERLKKGLSLLKNGWPSDLEHPLYDVDLAIILCEMNAFKEGLLFLYEKMKLYKEVITCYMQAHDHEGLIACCKKLGDSNCGGDPSLWGDLLKYFGELGEDCSKEVKEVLTYIERDDILPPIIVLQTLAKNPCLTLSVVKDYISRKLEKESKLIEEDHRAVEKYQETTLNMRKEIHDLRTNARIFQLSKCTLCTFTLDLPAVHFMCMHSFHQRCLGDNEKECPECAPEYRSVMDLKKSLEHNSKDHDRFFQQVKNSKDGFSVIAEYFGKGIVSKTSLTEAQKTANFPSRNGF; from the exons AtgtatcaattgaagaaatttgagTTCTTTGAAGAAAAAAACCCAGGAAAATGCTCAGTTCCTGAAGAAGTTAAGGGAAAGATAAATTGTTGTTCAAGTGGTAGAGGGAAGATCGTTGTTGGATGTGATGATGGTATGGTCAATTTACTTGATCGTGgattcaaatttaatcatggattTCAAGCTCATGCTACTTCTGTTCTTTTCCTTCAACAACTCAAG CAACGGAATTTCCTGATTACTATTGGAGAAGATGAACAAACGTCCCCACAACTATCACATATCTGCTTGAAAGTGTTTGACCTTGATAAAACACAGCCAGAGGGTTCAAGCACCACCGCTCCTGATTGCGTCCAAATGCGGATATTTACCAATCAATTTCCTGAAGCAAAG ATTACATCATTTTTAGTTCTCGAGGAAGCCCCACCAATATTACTCATCTCTATAGGTTTGGACAATGGTTGCATTTACTGCATTAAGGGGGATATTGCACGTGAGCGTATCTCTCGTTTCCAGCTTCAGGTAGAGACTGTTACAGACAAGTCCGATGCTTCTATTACAGGGTTAGGGTTCCGAGTTGATGGCCAAGCTCTTCAACTATTTGCTGTGACTCCAACTTCCGTAAGCCTGTTCAATTTGCAAGATAAACCTCCGAGACGACATACCCTTGATCAGATTGGATGTAATACTAATTGTGTTGCTATGAGTGATCGTTTG GAGCTGATAGTTGGGCGTCCAGAGGCTGTGTACTTCTATGAAGCTGATGGACGTGGTCCTTGTTCGGCCTTTGAGGGAGAGAAGAAATTTGTTGGGTGGTTTCGTGGGTATTTATTGTGTGTTATTGCAGATCAGAGAAACGGGAAGAATACATTCAACATTTATGATCTGAAGAACAGATTGATTGCCCACAGTACTGTGATCAGTGAGGTTTCACACTTAATTTGTGAATGGGGTAACGTTATTCTCATAATGAGTGATagaacagttatttctgttggaGAAAAGGACATGGAAAGCAAATTGGATATGCTTTTCAAAAAGAATCTGTATACTGTTGCTATTAATCTTGTTCGAAGTCAGCAAGCTGATGCAGCAGCAACCGCAGAAGTACTAAGGAAATACGGGGATCATTTATACGGAAAACAGGATTATGATGGAGCTATGTCTCAGTATATATACACCATAGGGTACCTTGAACCTTCTTATGTCATACAAAAGTTTTTAGATGCTCAACGCATCTATAACCTTACGAATTACTTGGAGAAACTTCATGAGCAAGGTTTGGGCTCTAAAGACCACACGACTCTTCTTCTCAATTGTTATACTAAGTTGAAGGATGTTGAAAAGCTAAATGTATTCATAAAAGGCGAGGATGGCATTGGAGAGCATAAATTTGATGTGGAAACTGCAATAAGAGTCTGTCGTGCAGCAGGATACCATGAGCATGCAATGTATGTTGCTAAGAAGGCTGGGAAACACGAGTGGTACTTAAAAATCTTGCTTGAAGACCTCGATGAATATCAAGAAGCATTGCAGTATATTTCAAGCCTTGAACCAAGTCAAGCTGGGATCACCATGAAAGAGTATGGTAAGGTTCTCGTAGAGCACAAGCCGGTTGAAACAGTTGAGATACTTATGAAACTttgtactgaagaagaagaatctacTGGTGGAGGCACCTTAGATGGCACATTCTTATCCATGTTGCCTTCTCCAGTTGATTTTCTCAACATGTTCGTTCATCACCCCAAGTCCCTTATGGATTTTCTTGAGAGATACATCAGCAAGGTGAGGGAATCACCTGCACAAGTTGAAATTCATAATACACTTTTGGAATTATATCTTTCTAGTGACTTGAACTTCCCGTCCATGGCACAAGAAATCATTGGGGAAGGACTCAATCTTGGTAGAAGCTCAACTGTAGGAGGGAGTCTTGCCAAGTCAGAGTCAAAGGAGAAACTTGCTGCAGACaacaaagataaagataaagaaaagGATCGTTTGGAACGACTAAAAAAGGGACTTTCCCTGCTTAAAAATGGCTGGCCTTCCGATTTAGAGCATCCGTTGTACGATGTTGACCTGGCAATTATTCTTTGTGAGATGAATGCATTCAAGGAAGGCTTGTTATTTCTGTATGAGAAGATGAAGCTCTATAAAGAAGTTATTACTTGCTATATGCAGGCCCATGATCACGAGGGGTTGATAGCATGTTGTAAGAAGCTGGGAGATTCAAACTGTGGAGGAGACCCTTCTCTTTGGGGAGATTTGCTAAAGTACTTTGGCGAGCTTGGGGAAGATTGCTCCAAAGAAGTAAAGGAAGTTCTGACTTATATTGAGAGGGATGATATTTTACCTCCAATTATTGTTCTTCAGACACTTGCTAAGAATCCATGCCTCACTCTTTCAGTGGTAAAGGATTATATTTCTCGAAAACTTGAAAAGGAATCAAAATTGATTGAAGAGGATCATCGAGCTGTTGAGAAATACCAG GAAACCACCTTAAACATGAGGAAAGAAATTCATGATCTTCGGACCAATGCAAGAATTTTCCAGCTTAGTAAGTGTACTTTATGCACTTTCACTCTTGATCTCCCTGCCGTCCATTTTATGTGCATGCACTCATTTCACCAGCGGTGCCTTGGCGACAATGAGAAAGAATGTCCTGAGTGTGCTCCCGAGTACAGATCTGTCATGGATTTGAAGAAAAGTTTAGAGCACAATTCCAAAGACCATGACCGCTTCTTCCAGCAAGTAAAGAATTCGAAAGACGGCTTTTCTGTGATTGCAGAGTATTTTGGGAAGGGTATCGTTAGCAAAACAAGCCTAACAGAAGCTCAGAAGACAGCAAATTTTCCCTCCAGAAACGGTTTCTAA